The Parasteatoda tepidariorum isolate YZ-2023 chromosome X2, CAS_Ptep_4.0, whole genome shotgun sequence genome includes a region encoding these proteins:
- the LOC107437597 gene encoding snRNA-activating protein complex subunit 1-like, with amino-acid sequence MAQKYIAEGFESDAGLLLNEFALKESAEFKVFADIWKKRNFAFIYMGRETSKELGEFTNEVFTLSSGFLKSDSFWHQIGGVFLLYALYRNQILNPPIPIRMELSKVEILKRLLDKAVADKLYSLHYVLDYLFKNTFELVAFPTLLGPALRTFDKSKGEFEKKLRMSDFKCNLEELMENKVLEGLHESFSKYEKLKPILGKSTDSRRINLINILGKLAVEQKNISNDKGANMQTPTASNSKYVRCNYPFIDSDQNQISDFDDINGIENDFGNEYFFNESEPLGNSTMVNKDKQLFKGHEVSKNKKLKTIRRQGVKTSRIRKYYGGSPTRDMVMSVPSIEALIETDSEDE; translated from the coding sequence ATGGCACAGAAATATATTGCTGAAGGATTCGAAAGTGATGCTGGTTTACTTTTGAATGAATTTGCTCTTAAAGAAAGCgctgaatttaaagtttttgcagACATAtggaagaaaagaaactttGCTTTCATCTATATGGGACGAGAAACTTCAAAGGAACTGGGTGAGTTCACAAATGAAGTTTTCACTTTGTCTtcaggatttttaaaatctgattcaTTTTGGCATCAAATAGGTGGTGTATTTTTACTATATGCTCTCTATCggaatcaaattttgaatcctCCTATACCAATTCGAATGGAGTTGAGCAAGGTGGAAATATTGAAACGTTTGCTTGATAAAGCTGTAGCAGATAAGTTATATTCGTTACATTACGttttggattatttatttaaaaatacgtttGAATTGGTTGCTTTCCCAACTTTATTAGGACCAGCTTTACGAACTTTCGATAAAAGTAAAGGCgagtttgaaaagaaattacgAATGTCTGATTTCAAATGCAATTTAGAAGagttaatggaaaataaagttttggaaGGCTTACATGAAAGCTtttcaaagtatgaaaaattgaagCCAATCCTAGGAAAATCGACAGACAGTCGCCGCATAAACTTGATTAATATTTTGGGTAAGTTAGCCGTTGAACAAAAGAATATCTCAAATGATAAAGGCGCAAATATGCAAACACCTACGGCAAGCAATTCGAAATATGTACGTTGTAATTATCCTTTTATAGACTCAGACCAAAACCAAATATCTGATTTTGATGATATAAATGGAATTGAAAATGATTTCgggaatgaatattttttcaatgaaagtgAGCCCTTGGGGAATTCAACGATGGTAAATAAAGATAAGCAACTTTTTAAAGGTCATGAAGTGTCTAAAAACAAGAAACTTAAAACCATCAGGCGACAGGGAGTAAAAACTAGCAGAATTCGGAAATATTATGGAGGAAGTCCTACTAGAGATATGGTCATGTCAGTACCTAGTATAGAAGCCTTGATAGAAACTGACTCAGAAGATGAGTAG